The genomic stretch GAGAACCTCGTCGGCTACGCCAAGACCGACCTGGTGATCGCCTCGTGCGACGACTGGACGTCGCTGACCCAGGCCAACATCAGCGCGCGCGAGTGGTGCGTGGAGATCAACGGCAAGACGCATTCTGAGATCAGCGCGGTGCCCGCTGACCGGCTCGCTGAGGAGGTCAAGGTGCTGCGCCCGTTGCCGAGCCCGCGCGCGGCGATCCGCCGCGGGGAGTCCCGCAAGGTCGACCGGCTCGCCACGGTCCGGTTCGGCTCGGCCCGCTACTCGGTGCCCACCCGGCTGGTCGGCGCGCAGGTGGGGGTGTCGGTCGCCGCCGATCAGGTCCTGATCGACCACGACGAACGGCGCGTCGCCGAGCACCCGCTGATCGCCCCCGGTGAGGTCAGCATCATCGATGAGCACTACGGCGGTGCCCGCGGGACACCCCGGCGGGCGGTGCGGCCGCGCACAGCGACCGAGAAGGCGTTCCTCGCGCTGGGGCCGGTCGCGGAGGCGTTTCTGCGCGCCGCGGCGGCGGCCGGCCAGTCACGGCTGCCTGCCCACCTCGCCGAGATCGCCGCGCTCGAGACCGCCCACGGCCGCGACGTCCTCGTTGCCGCGCTCGAGCGGGCGTTGACGTTCCGCCGGTTCGCCGCCGAAGACGT from Euzebyales bacterium encodes the following:
- a CDS encoding IS21 family transposase translates to ENLVGYAKTDLVIASCDDWTSLTQANISAREWCVEINGKTHSEISAVPADRLAEEVKVLRPLPSPRAAIRRGESRKVDRLATVRFGSARYSVPTRLVGAQVGVSVAADQVLIDHDERRVAEHPLIAPGEVSIIDEHYGGARGTPRRAVRPRTATEKAFLALGPVAEAFLRAAAAAGQSRLPAHLAEIAALETAHGRDVLVAALERALTFRRFAAEDVRSVLAAGPDAPTTAAAGAPLDADLPTVTGRSLDAYALDRLGAGQVTK